The Candidatus Hydrogenedentota bacterium genome window below encodes:
- a CDS encoding HD domain-containing protein — MKRNPSLVSEAFSLAETLHRGQSRKSTDIPYLYHLLSVAALVGEYGGSERQVAAALLHDAAEDQGGHEALKTIEAHLGKEIASYVLACSDSTNIPKPPWRARKEAFIERIGQLPPEVKLIVAADKLHNVLSLLRDYRQVGESLWQRFSGRRAGTLWYYKTVTGALAEKWAHPILDELQDAVELLLTRVSKKKRL; from the coding sequence ATGAAACGTAACCCGTCACTTGTCTCGGAAGCATTCTCTCTGGCCGAGACTCTTCACCGGGGACAATCCCGCAAGAGCACCGATATACCCTACCTGTACCACCTGCTGTCAGTGGCCGCCCTCGTGGGCGAATATGGCGGAAGCGAGCGGCAGGTAGCGGCCGCGCTACTGCATGACGCTGCCGAGGACCAAGGCGGCCACGAAGCGCTGAAAACCATTGAAGCGCATTTGGGGAAGGAGATCGCCTCGTATGTGCTGGCGTGCAGCGACTCGACCAATATCCCCAAACCCCCATGGCGCGCGCGCAAAGAGGCCTTCATCGAGCGTATCGGCCAACTGCCGCCCGAGGTAAAACTCATCGTCGCGGCGGACAAGCTTCACAACGTGCTCTCGCTGTTGCGGGATTATCGCCAGGTGGGGGAATCCCTCTGGCAGCGATTCAGCGGGCGGCGCGCAGGAACCCTCTGGTACTACAAAACCGTTACCGGAGCATTGGCGGAGAAGTGGGCACACCCGATCCTCGATGAACTGCAGGATGCCGTCGAGTTGCTCTTGACTCGGGTGAGCAAGAAGAAGCGCCTCTGA
- a CDS encoding response regulator: protein MTDMKNKVFTSGEVAAICGVSPDTVARWFDLGQIEGYRLGPGGDRRIPYNSLRKFMLSHGVPLERLEEDEFRILVVDDDPYYLDIIPAALARAGDYKVFVASTGFDAGAMVVEHTPHVLILDIHLSDMDGRMVCQRVKERQDTKNTRVLAISGYLDDDEARHLSKQGFDDYLAKPFEISKLVERVNKLLQA, encoded by the coding sequence ATGACGGATATGAAGAACAAAGTCTTTACGAGCGGCGAGGTGGCGGCCATATGCGGCGTATCTCCCGATACGGTGGCGCGATGGTTCGATCTCGGGCAGATCGAGGGGTACCGGCTGGGGCCCGGCGGCGACCGCCGTATTCCCTACAACAGTCTCCGGAAATTCATGCTTAGCCATGGGGTTCCGCTCGAACGCCTCGAGGAAGATGAGTTCCGAATCCTCGTCGTAGATGACGACCCCTACTATCTCGACATCATCCCGGCGGCGTTGGCCCGCGCGGGCGACTACAAAGTGTTTGTGGCCTCGACGGGCTTCGATGCGGGCGCCATGGTGGTGGAACACACGCCTCATGTATTGATCCTCGATATTCACCTTTCCGACATGGATGGCCGGATGGTGTGCCAGCGGGTCAAGGAGCGGCAAGACACGAAGAATACGCGGGTGCTTGCAATTTCAGGTTACCTGGACGACGACGAAGCGCGGCATCTGTCAAAGCAGGGTTTTGACGATTATCTGGCCAAGCCCTTCGAGATTTCAAAACTCGTGGAACGCGTGAACAAGCTTCTGCAGGCGTGA